The genomic segment ACCACGTGCACACCCCGGGCTTTGGCCACTTCCTCGAAGTTCTTGCCGATCAGGGATTGGTCCGGGCAGTCGATGATCATGGCGTCACCAAAGTCTCGCTGCCACACCCTCGGGCTTAGTTTTTCGCCATAGAACTTACGGAACTTACGCCGGTACGCTTCGTCTTTCAGGAGCTGGTTGCGCTCAACCGCGTCTTTCAGGTCCAGGGCCATTTCGCCGGCACCGAATTCCTCAAAAAACACCACATCGATGCCGTCTGCATACACCGTGAACGGCGTGGGCAGCACCTGCCAGCGGAAATCCCCCCGTAACGCATTGGTAAACACAGAGGTTAGCCGGGTCAGGTTGGTGAGGTAGGCACTGCCTTTAAGATCCATTTGACTGATCAGTGTGGTCTTCAGGGGACGGCGCAACCAGCCCAGGCATTCGCGCACGTACTGCAGAATCTGTAGCGGCGTGGCGGCATTCGGAGCGCCCTGATGCACCCGGTTATACTGGCGCACCAGCTTGTTCAGGCGCGCCACCTCTTTCCATTTGGCGTAGGTGCTGGGCAGGCTCTTGGACCATTCCCGGTCGCCATCCACCTTGTCCCATTTCAGGCACATGGTGGAGAGCCCCAGGAAGCCTTCATCCAGGGCCTCTTTGAGTAACCTTTCCATGGTTTGCATTTCTTCTTCGGTGGGCTGAATCGCCAGGTCAGTGGCCCGGCTGAGTCCCATCACCCCTACCCGCAGGTCACTGTGCCCCAGAAAACTGATCACGTTTGGCCCCAACGGCACCTGTTTGACATGTTCCACCCATTGTTTGGGGGTAGACCAGGTTTTGTGTTCCTTCAGAATCGGCAGCACCCGTTCCCGGGGCACGGTTTCCACCCGGGTGAAAATGTCGGAAGCGTCCTCATACTCACTGCAGATCATGCTCAGGGAACAGCTGCCCACCAGCACGGTGGTTACACCATGGCGCACGGATTCAGACAAGCTGGGGCTTACGAGAAGCTCGGCATCATAATGAGTGTGGGTATCCAGAAACCCCGGCGTCACCCATTTGCCCGAGGCATCAATCACGCGATCCGCCTCAGCATGATCGACGGCCTCATCAGTGACCCTGGCAACTCGGCCATCCTTGATCGCCAGATTGCGGATGGAAGACGGGGCGCCGGTGCCATCGAAATAGCGGCCACCTTCAATAATGAAGTCGTAGTGAGCCATAGCGGTGTTCCCTTTCACTGGTGTTGTTATTATCAGGGCATTGGCCAGAATCAAATGCGATGCAGTGTCTGGCCTGAGACTAATCAGGATAGCTCAAGCGCGGACGATTATCGCCGCAAAACAGGTCTCAGAGTATCAACGTCAACCCGCCGGTAAACAGCGCGAGCAGAATCGACAACCCTATCAGCGTCTTCCAGGGGAATGGCGGTGGTGTTGGCTCAACGGCCAACTGTTGCTCCAGGTACGTTCTCAGTAATGCGGTGTTACGGGTATTGGCTTTGTAGATGGCATCGAAAGCATCCCCCACCACCGGTAACAAACCACCCACAAAATCGATAATCATATTGCGCCGCATGCGTCGCTTTACGGATTTGCTTGCGCCAACCCGATGCGCTTCGATCAGGACATAACTCGACAACACCAAGCCTACGAAGTCTCCCACCACCGGCACCAGCCCAATCACGGCTTCGACGCCAAACTTGAAGCGGGTAAAGGGAATGCCAATGCTGCTGTCCATCAAACGGCTGAACCTATCCAGCCGCTTCAACGTAGCCCGCTGCTGGGCTTCAGTGGGTTGCTTCGCCATGCTCACTCCAAACGCCGTTCTGCGGATAACGCCCCATTACTTCGCCATCAATCCAACATAGGCTGCGGTGAAGGCGGTTTCCTGGAAGGCTTTCAAACCGGTCGCTTCAAAATGAATGGGCAGCGGGTTGGCGGCCAGCGTAGATTTGATCAGAGCAGGAGGCAGCAACCTGACATCCAGATCCGGGTCGGCAATCAGCTGTATCGTCGCCTCCAGTTTGAAGCTGATGGCTCCGCCGGCAAACTTGCCTTTGGGCATGCGCTCCTTGATCGCGACACGGGTTACCTCGTGCTCTGCCATCAGTTCCGCGAACGCCGCCTGGAACTGCTTCAGGTCTTCGCGGGTGTGGTTTTTAACCAGCGATAGCTTGCGCACCTTGCATTCCGGCAAGCTGATCAGCCCCCGATCCAGTTTCAGCAAACACAGCACTGCGTCGCTCGCGGTAAGTTCAACGCCACAAATAATCATAATATTGCTCTCTTTGCTCGCCGCACCTTCAGCCACAGCACTTTTTGAACTTCAAGCCACTACCGCAACTGCACGGGTCGTTACGAGACGGCGTTTTCGTGGTGACGACCGTCGCAACCTTGTTCAGAAGTACCGTCAGCTCGGCGATGGATTCAACCGCACCCTCGCGGTCGTCTACCGTAATGTTGGCGTGTAGCCCGGCCTCGGCCACCTGGGCTTCGATCTCTTGCTTGCGTGCCTCACTGGTGACCACCAGCGTTAGCGGAAATTTCTTGCTGCCGCTTTTCTGACTGGCCTTGGTCTTGAACCCGCCGTAATCGGTGTGATGCTGACGAGCATCCTGCCGGCCTTTATAAAAGAACTTGTCTGACATGCTGATATCCTGGTGAACGGAAGATAGCCAGAAGCCAGTACAACGCCTGCAGCCGCTGGGCGGAGACGTTTTAGCACGCTTGTGGCGTCGAATATATAGGCAGAAGCGGAAGTCACTCCGTTAAAGCAGCAAATCCAGTAAGGAAGACTGGCAGACCATCTGTGCACGCATCAACTCAAGAGCCGCTCCTTCGCCTCATTGATACGTGCCGCCAGATAATTACTACCGCCACGGTCCGGATGCATTTTCTGCATCATCCGGCGATGGGCCTGAACAATCTCTTCCTCGCTGGCGCCGGGTTGCAGGCCAAGGATATCCAGCGCTTCGGCCTCGGTAAGCGGGCCGCCCGCCCGTGACTGCTGGCCGGAGGCACCGCCAGCGGTATCGCCCTGATCATCCGCGCGCCAGGAATCACCAAACCGGCGGTCCAGATAGGTTTCCAGCAAGCGGGCAGAGTCTTCGTCTTCCATACGACAGTACTGCAGAAGCTCAAGAAATTCGCTCTCGCTCAGATCCGACAACGCTCGCCCGGCCATTGGGCCTTTCAGAACCTTGCCGCTCATGGTTCCGGAATCGTGGTCCAGGCTCATTTCCAGGATATCGCTGGCGACCCGGGATTGATTACCCGTTTTCGCCTGGCCACCGCCCGGTAGGTTCCCAGTCAGTATTGACGGCAACACCCTGCGCAACAGCGGGTAAAGAAACGCCAATAACGCGAACAGAAAATGCAGCCGGCCGGTCACTGCCATCACCAGCACCAAACCGGTACCCGCAAACAAAGCCAGTTTGATAATCGCCGGTTTGCGTTGACTGGCCGGCTGGCTGCGCAGCCAGACCCACGCAACAACCGTTAACACAATAACCAACAGCGTTAGTGGCACTCAGATACTCCGGGTTCTCTCAGCCTACTCAGCAAGTGCTAGCGAATTTGCTGAGTCAGGCGTTTCACTTCCGCAGAACTACGGCTGGAAAAATCCTCCAGGGCTTTCGCTCCCCCGGAAGCATAGACCGCAACAGCCGCCATAAGATCCTTCAGTACCTGTGGGCTGTTCCGATCGAAAGGTACGTAGGCACCACCAGACAACTTGCTGACCTGCTGGAACACCGCCTTGGCGTGGGGATCGTGCCCCTCGTGGAACATGAACACCGGCGTTCGCAACAGGCCCAGTTCGCCCGCGGAGTGGCAAAGCTCATCCACAGGCTCCTCGCAACAATCGCCGATAAACACCACGGCTTTTACTGCTTTTGCCCGGGTTTCCTTCACCGCATGGGCCAACACCCGGCTAATCTGGGTGCGGCCACCCAGGCAAGACACGCCGTTCATAAGGTTCAGCAGCTGGCCGGTCTCATTCACAAACCTGGTCGCCTTGAACTCACCAAAGCCACGGTAATAACACAGCTGAATGGCCAGGCCGCCCAAATCCTCGGTAGCCATGAATAGCTCACTCTGCAAATGGCAGGCCTGATCCCAGGTTGCCTCCCGGCTGGCGGTGGCATCCAGAGCGAAGATCAGGCGCCCCTCGCCACCCCCCTTCGCGGGCAGCGTGCGAACCTGGTGGATAAACTGGTCGATGGCCTGTTTATCGGATTTGGTACGTAGCTCTTTATCAGCCATAAGCCTCCGCCACCTTCCATTCGGAACTAGAATGAGCTGGACATCACCTCTTGCAGGTCACGCTTGAGTTCTTCCGCAGGGGTAATCCATAACTCACCCTCACCACCGGGGAAGACACCCACTTCCAAGCCGTCCCGGGTTAAACCTGGCACCCACTTCTTGAAGAAGTCCGGCAGAGAAACCGCCTTCGGTGAGAGGTCGCCGGAATCCTTGGCGTAATCCGCCGCAAACTCAGTTCCCGGCCAAACCGGTAGATACCCTACACCGTCCTCTTCCGAAACAATTTTCAGAAACTGGTTATCGGCATTGATCAGAATCCAGATTTCGCGCTCGTCGGCAACGGCATCCAGAAAGTAGTCATACCGTTCCTCGCCATCCATCTCAAGAATCTGGGCCAAGGGGTTATCGCTCATGAAAACTCCATTATAGGGAACCAATACCGGTTTCACCGCCCGAAGCGGCTATGCATATACTGAAGCCTATCAGGAAAGACAGCACGCTGCCTGAACAGCCGCTATGGTTAGTGTACAGCCCGAGCGATAGCACGCCCTATGGTATTCCGCGAATCCGGTGCCCGAACCAGACATCATGCACTAGCAGCGCAAGTAATTGCGACAGCCATAGTGTTATTCGCAATCGCGTTGCCCGGTCCGGCCAGTGCTGCCGGCACCCTCTACCTGCAGTATCGGCATTGGCAGCCATATAGCTGGCCCAATGACGAGCCCACCGCCAAAGACATTAGCCGCTCCCAGCGGGGCCTGGGCTGGCGATACCAGGGCGCAACCTCCACCGTGAGCCTCGACTACGATTACCAGCCGCTTCGCATTCGCACGGGCACTCCGGCCCACAACGGCCACCTGCATCGGCTGACATTCGGGGGCGATTGGCAACACAACCTTTATCACCTGGAGACTGAGGTGGGCGTCGCCGGCAGCTCCAATATGTTCAAACACCAGGACTTCCACCGCCAGGTGCTCAATGGCCGCCTCGCTGTGTTCAGGGCCTGGCACGAGGGCTCAGACCTGAGCGTGGGTGTTGGCGGCGATCATCGCTTCGGTTCGTTCCGCTGGCTGCCGCGGTTGAGATGGGCGCAGTCCACGGATTACGGTCACTGGCAGGTGGACCTGCCTGTTCTGGCGCAGTGGCAAAGCCCGGACCAGAGCTGGGGCGTTCGGATGGAGCGCGCGGGCGACCGCTGGGCCACACTCGACAAGTCCCGCGAGGTTGAAAGCGCGCTGTATCTTCGGGAATGGCGGGCGGAACTAAGCTACCGGCTCGGCTTTGGCCATGATTCTTGGCCTGCGGTTTTGCTGGGGCTAGGAGTCTGCGCGGCAGAAGCCCGTTTCTGGCATAATAAACCGAAAATTTTTCGGCAACAGGACGTCTGATGGGAACCACTTTCCGCCCGTACTCGCCCGACCAGGAATTGCTCCTTCCCCCAAGCCTGAACGAGTGGCTGCCTGATGGCCACCTGGCCTATTTTGTCAGTGATGTTGTCGAGGAGCTGGATTTGAGTGCGTTTTACGCCCGCTACGAAGGCAACGGTCGGCGTAACTCGCCGTTCGATCCGCGGATGATGCTGAAGGTTCTTATTTACGCCTACGCCACCGGCGTATTCTCCTCACGCAAGATTGCCCGGAAGTTGGAGGAAGACGTCGCCTTTCGGGTTCTGGCTGCGGGTAATTTTCCCAAGCACCGCACGATCTGTGATTTCCGCAAACACCATCTGGTCGCCTTCAAGGCCATCTTCATTCAAGTCGTACGGATTGCCCGGGAGGCGGAGCTGATCACGCTGGGAACACTGGCGATTGATGGCACAAAGATTCGGGCTAATGCCAGTAAGCACAAGGCCATGAGCTATGGCCGCATGGGCGAGGAAGAAGATCGTTTATCGAAAGAGATCGATGGGCTATGTCGTCAGGCCCGTCGAACGGATGAGTCGGAAGATCGGCAGTTCGGCCCGGACCAGCGGGGTGATGAGCTACCTGAGGAGTTGCAGTACCGACAGGCGCGACTGGACAAGATCCGCGCTGCCAAGGAGAAGTTGGAAGCGGATCAGAAAGCGCGGGATGCCGCCAAAGGCCGGCACCCGGACGATGACCGCCGCCCACCCCGCGGTGGCCGGAACTTCAAGCGAGATTACGGGGTGCCGGACGACAAAGATCAAAGCAACTTTACCGACCCGCAAAGCCGGATTATGAAAACGGCGGA from the Marinobacter sp. LQ44 genome contains:
- a CDS encoding N-acyl-D-amino-acid deacylase family protein — protein: MAHYDFIIEGGRYFDGTGAPSSIRNLAIKDGRVARVTDEAVDHAEADRVIDASGKWVTPGFLDTHTHYDAELLVSPSLSESVRHGVTTVLVGSCSLSMICSEYEDASDIFTRVETVPRERVLPILKEHKTWSTPKQWVEHVKQVPLGPNVISFLGHSDLRVGVMGLSRATDLAIQPTEEEMQTMERLLKEALDEGFLGLSTMCLKWDKVDGDREWSKSLPSTYAKWKEVARLNKLVRQYNRVHQGAPNAATPLQILQYVRECLGWLRRPLKTTLISQMDLKGSAYLTNLTRLTSVFTNALRGDFRWQVLPTPFTVYADGIDVVFFEEFGAGEMALDLKDAVERNQLLKDEAYRRKFRKFYGEKLSPRVWQRDFGDAMIIDCPDQSLIGKNFEEVAKARGVHVVDLFLDLVVEFGKKIRWYTTVGNHRKQVLKRIVKDPRSLITFSDAGAHIRNMAFYNLPLRMLKLVHESIEEGDPIMTMEQAVHRLTGDQADWFGIEAGKIREGDRADVVVLDPSGFNQNLEQVHWGDMENFDLQRLVNRNPGIVKTVIINGKLAVDDEQLAPALGREMGYGRFIAAC
- a CDS encoding DUF4112 domain-containing protein; protein product: MAKQPTEAQQRATLKRLDRFSRLMDSSIGIPFTRFKFGVEAVIGLVPVVGDFVGLVLSSYVLIEAHRVGASKSVKRRMRRNMIIDFVGGLLPVVGDAFDAIYKANTRNTALLRTYLEQQLAVEPTPPPFPWKTLIGLSILLALFTGGLTLIL
- a CDS encoding DUF3010 family protein, encoding MIICGVELTASDAVLCLLKLDRGLISLPECKVRKLSLVKNHTREDLKQFQAAFAELMAEHEVTRVAIKERMPKGKFAGGAISFKLEATIQLIADPDLDVRLLPPALIKSTLAANPLPIHFEATGLKAFQETAFTAAYVGLMAK
- a CDS encoding PBPRA1643 family SWIM/SEC-C metal-binding motif protein → MSDKFFYKGRQDARQHHTDYGGFKTKASQKSGSKKFPLTLVVTSEARKQEIEAQVAEAGLHANITVDDREGAVESIAELTVLLNKVATVVTTKTPSRNDPCSCGSGLKFKKCCG
- a CDS encoding DnaJ domain-containing protein, with product MPLTLLVIVLTVVAWVWLRSQPASQRKPAIIKLALFAGTGLVLVMAVTGRLHFLFALLAFLYPLLRRVLPSILTGNLPGGGQAKTGNQSRVASDILEMSLDHDSGTMSGKVLKGPMAGRALSDLSESEFLELLQYCRMEDEDSARLLETYLDRRFGDSWRADDQGDTAGGASGQQSRAGGPLTEAEALDILGLQPGASEEEIVQAHRRMMQKMHPDRGGSNYLAARINEAKERLLS
- a CDS encoding DUF2750 domain-containing protein, which produces MSDNPLAQILEMDGEERYDYFLDAVADEREIWILINADNQFLKIVSEEDGVGYLPVWPGTEFAADYAKDSGDLSPKAVSLPDFFKKWVPGLTRDGLEVGVFPGGEGELWITPAEELKRDLQEVMSSSF
- a CDS encoding IS1182 family transposase — its product is MGTTFRPYSPDQELLLPPSLNEWLPDGHLAYFVSDVVEELDLSAFYARYEGNGRRNSPFDPRMMLKVLIYAYATGVFSSRKIARKLEEDVAFRVLAAGNFPKHRTICDFRKHHLVAFKAIFIQVVRIAREAELITLGTLAIDGTKIRANASKHKAMSYGRMGEEEDRLSKEIDGLCRQARRTDESEDRQFGPDQRGDELPEELQYRQARLDKIRAAKEKLEADQKARDAAKGRHPDDDRRPPRGGRNFKRDYGVPDDKDQSNFTDPQSRIMKTADGFQQCYNGQLAVDGEFQLIVANHLGSNASDQGRLIPLLDDVKDILKTYPKQCLADAGYRKEDDLQSLEDKRIDGYVSLRREGKKSAEIDASGYPATSRMAEKLATATGRSVYARRKHLVEAVNGWIKHILGFRQFSLRGLNAVQGEWDLVCLSLNLRRMSSLMRLT